In Falco cherrug isolate bFalChe1 chromosome 19, bFalChe1.pri, whole genome shotgun sequence, the genomic stretch GTTTTCTTCCAGGCTTAGCAAAGATGTCTTCCcaccagcagaaacagcagcagcaaataccTTCAAAATGCCAGGAAAAGTGTCCTCCAAAGAGTGTGGAGCAATGCCAGTCCTCCAAAGGGCAAACCAAGTGTCCTGTGAAGAGCATCCcgcagcagcaacagcagcagcagtgcccaaAGCAGAAGTAGCACTAACAGCAATGGCCACAAAGTGCCATGGAAGATGCAAATGCTTATTTGCAAGCTCTCCTTCTGTCTGCTGGCTCTGTCAGAATAGCTAGAAATCTGCAACATGCCTCCTTTGTTCgcaagcagaaattattttacaaagagATGCAATTCATTAACTTGAATTTATTCATCTTCTACTATATTTATATAACAGTGcagcagttttcttctgatCTTTAGTTTGGGACATGCTACAATAAAATCTTAAGTAACCTCATTACTTGcttcctgatatttttttttccagtttacgAGCGTCATCCATTCTCTTTTGCTTACTTTTATTAGCTGAAGAATCACCTTTAGACATACCCTAGTATAcgaggcacacacacacacacctccatgCATGTTTGCCTTCCAGATTTCCCCAGGAATTATTTgtccacatttttatttcagatagtCATCACGTTAATAGCTGTAGATTTCTGGATCTAAGTAGACCAGAAATGTGAAATGTCTAGAGCAAACAGGACACAAAATGATCACAGTCTCTAGAAAGACGATTAAGTTCAGCATCCTTTGGGACAGAGCTGCTCCTGTGTGTCACAGCTGGCTCAGGGTGGATGTGCTTCCCACCTCAGGGCCACCTTGCAAGTTGGTTTTCATCCTGAACTAGAGCAAACTGGAGAAACTCGGTTTTCTGCAAGGTAGAATATGCTGAAGTCTATTCTTGTGGGTCCATCAAAATGATTAATTGTGGGTTTTTCAGACCCTTAACTACCCTATAACTGCTGAGGGGAAAATAGCCTTTGGAAGCTTTTCACACTGAAAGGAAGCTTTTTGCTTGCTCAGAACAAAgagtttctgttttaaaagaaccaGAAAGACGATTCAGAATGTTTTGGTTTCTCAGCAGGACATAGTGGCTCAGCTAATTGATTTCCAGCCAGCTGCCTGGGAAAgtagaggggggaaaaaatataaatacagaaccTTTTAAGCGATAAGGTATTGGTGTCTGGCAGACCGATGTGAGCTTGCTTGGCAAACTCAGCATGGTGCTGTGATCAAACAATGAGGTTGGATGTATCTAACACCCATCTAACAGGTACAGGGCCAAACCGGTGGGATTGCATCACTCCTGGCGCATCTGAAGTGTGGGAAAAACTCATCTCCTTGTGCTTGCAACCTGCCTGGTAGACATGCCCGTGCCTTATGTCTGCTGAAGGTCATGGAGTGGCTGGGAATATGCGTAAATTGGGCAGAGTGACTGCTTGGGGTGAGCCAATGCCATGTGCCATGCTTGGCGGTGGGGGGTCTTGCTGTGAGGTGTTTCAGTGCAATTAGTGTCTCAGTGCTAGCGGGCTGACTGTGCAGGGGCTCTAACCCGGGCAtctggagaggagcagcagagccagggtcCCCTGTGAGCACCCAAGTTTCTGCGTCTTGATTTGCCCAGCTCTGAGCCTGAAAAATGACTTGAGCGCTGCAAGCTGAGgctccttttcatcttttttttaagcagaagctATTAAAAATCACCACCGCTTGgtattcaaagtaatttttattgttgattttcacagtgaaataaatccTGGATACAATGTCAGCCTAAAATAATTAGAGATAAGTACCAGATACATACGCAACAACATTGTGTGGTGAAACATGTTCCAGGGTGTAATTGAGACAGCAGTGTGTATGCTTCCTCCTTTATCCTGTCTAACAGATGGAAGCCACGCCTGAGGTTAATCTATTTCAAAACATGTCTGGATTGGATTTAATTATCTATatattttccataaataatCTCAGTTTGAGCTGCTCTTTTACACATCTTAGAAAATCCAAGGTGAGCTCTCTGAGGAAAGCGCTGATTACTACCAGTTCAGCTAAGCAGATAATTAAGAGgggatggcttttttttttttttttttttttttttggtaaaaatctttctatttcctccagcccagcagatttgttttaattgtttaaaatattcagtactATGGATTCATGATTCAGAAAGTCTTGTTGCCATTCACCAGAACCCCTAAGGTTCTGCAGAAACCTCAAATCCTATTATTAATAGGCAAAATCCTTAAATGCAAGGTGGGAGATGGCATTCAcatggggggaggtggggagggaggcatGAAAACCAGGAGGCAGCGTGCAGGTCTGGACGATGAGCTCTCGGTCCCTAACTGCGTTCGGGTTCAGTTTGAATCTTTAGCTTAATGAACCCCGAGTCGTGCGTGCCATCATGTTCTTTGGTCTCTCTCTGGGCTGTTAAAAGCCAGCGGGGTGATTGGGAGAGGGCAGAAATTCAGGCTGCTGGAAAGCTGAACGCACATGCCTGCAACACCGCTTGAAGCCTTACTATCTATTGACAGTCCTGCCGCGTCAGTTAGCTTATGGCTGTTAGTATGGGATAGCACTAGCGTTagctggggggcagctggaAGCTGTGCTGCTTGGCAGAAGTTCTGCAGTGAATAAAAGGGCGTTGGAAAATGACCTCTGGTCATGAGACACGGGGAGAGGAGGTCTGGGCTTGCAATCTTCTCTCTTCAGGGCTTCCTTGGCCAGCCGCAAGTTACTTCTGCATGGGGGGCCACTGGTTGGGCTgcttcacctgctgctgctcgATGGGAGGGCATTTCTCTGGAagctcagggcagggggcagggatTGGCACGGGGGTCTCCTTGCACTCCTGCTTCTCCtgagggcagggggtgggcaTGGGGATCTCCTTGCACTGCTGCACTTCTTGGACACACGGTGTGGGTTCAGGGCATGGAACGGGAGTTGGCACAGGGACCTCCTGGCATTCCTGCTTCTCCTGAGGACACGGTGCAGGCTCAGGGCACGGAACAGGGATTGGCACAGGGATCTCCTTGCACTGCTGCTCTTCTTGGACACATGGTGTGGGTTCAGGGCAGGGAACAGGGATTGGCACGGGGGTCTCCTTGCACTCCTGCTTCTCTGGAGGGCATGGGGTGGGCACAGGGATCTCCTTGCactcctgcttctcctggggACATGGTGCAGGATCAGGGCATGGAACAGGGATGGGCACAGGGATCTGCTTGCATTCCTGCTTCTCTTGGGGACATGCTGCATCCTCCGGGCAGGTAACAGGAACTGGCAGAGGGATCTCCTTGCactcctgcttctcctgcacTTGTGGAGTTGGTTCAGAGCAGGAAACAGGGTCTTGCACAGGCAGCTCTTTGCACGCTGGTTTCTCTTCAGGGCACGGAACAGGCTCAGGGCACGATACAGGTGGGAAAGTTGGTGGTAATGTgcattgctgttgctgctgctgctcctggggtggGCACTGGGGTATTATGACCACTGGTGTTTCTCCCTTGCTGGGTTCCACCACTGGTGTTGGCAATGGCACTGTTTTTTCCGGGCATGGTACCACTACTACTGGGACTGGTTCTGGACAAGGTGTTGGGACTTGGACTTCAGGTTGCTGCTGTGGACATGGGACCGGCTCAGTGCAGGGCACAGGCTCATGGATTTGCTTTGAATTCACTTTGCTCAGGCCAGGTGGGAGGGTGATTTCCTGCTTGATCTGCATTTGATTCAAAGACATCTTTGCAGGAAACAAGATTATCTGAAAGAAAGGTCAGAGTGTTATTGTGTCTGCTAAATGAACTGCATTGGGATAAGGGTGAAAGGATTATAAGAAACATGAATCAGCTGCAAGAGTAAAGTTCTCTTAGTTTGCCCTTGGTTTCCCAAGGCAGGTTGCCTCAGAAAGAATTATgatttgctctttctttttcatcctgcctttcagctcctgctctgaCTCTGTGTTATCTCCTTTGTGTTCTGCAATGTGGGACAGCCCTGTCAGGTCTAGAGGTAAAGGTAGAGCCACTCCTTTGAACTCGGAGCTGATTTACACTTCAGAGCTCTTCCTCCTGTTGCTTAGCTCTTCTCAATGTGTGAGCTCCCTTTCATTTCTGTCCTGGGGAATTGATGAGAGGAGCTGGCAAATAACAGATCTGCTGGTTTGATAGCGGTTTCAGAAAgtcaaaacaataataaaaaaataatgaatgctgaagacaaacatttaaaaacatttgggGTatcaaaaagtagaaaaatatcACTCTGGACCCAACGGgatattttacaaaacagaaatacttcatttaatTTTGCCCCTTTTAAAACGGTTTTACTTGGCATTCGAAATGTGAGGTGCTAAGGCTTCAAGGTGGACCTCACAAGTAAGCCAATATCTTTCTGTAGTATTAAGATTCTTTACAGCACAATAGACCAACTCCTCCTCTTGCTCTGGTTTCACTCTGACATCATTGGTGATGTGATGGATTGAGGTTACCTGTGGCACAGTTCTTCCAGCTGTCACGGGAAGAATTAGCAGTGGTAATGTGTCCCTATGTTTCTGGATTATCCTGGCCACTAATAATCCATGTAGCTTGCATGAATCAGAATAATCAGGAGGGATTTCTTTTCCCAAGGCCAGTAATGTGCAACAGGCCAAATGGGTTTTGCAAACAATTTATGGAACTGCCTCTGTTTCCTGGGCTGCTGAAGGCAGGACCAGGCTCAGCTGGATGGGTGCTGTGCCTTTGCTAAAGCCTGTGTTGCTGTCTTTCTCAAGACAATCTAAGGGCACAAATAAAAGGTTAGAATCACAGATGTGTGGGCTGGAAGGGGCTTTTTCATGTCCCCTCAACACAAGACTAGCACCAATGCAGATGATGTGAGAGTGTGCAAGTTCattctcccttccctgcattGCCTACTCCTCTCAGCACATCTTCAAAGCAAATTCATTGCTCTCTTCTGGATCTTTCTAGATCCTTCAGATCAATATCACTTatctcttgctcttttctttgtAAGGACCTGATAAGATCTTAAGCCAAATTAATATGTTGCCCTTGAGATGGTTAGCATGGATGAGACAGCACGCTAGGAATACTTGCAACCTTCTGCTCCCTACAGCCCCTCATACTCCCAAATCTctcttttacaaaataatttcacgGTGAAattgaagattaaaaaatattcttgttatAAATAGCAGAATCACAGAGAACAGATTTGGAAGGAGCTTTAGGAGGCCATTTAGACCTTCTCCTTCCCTGAAGGCAGGATCAGTTATACTTAAGCCAACATAATTTTATCTAATCTCTTCTTCCGAAAGGGTCTAATTTAGCATTTAACTATCCTCAGATTTAGACACAATCTGAATTTGCCTTGCAGAGTCCTTCCAAGGCTGCTTGTCCTACCCCAATACCCACAATTTCTCTTCTTTGGAGGAATCTTTTGCATGTTCAAAGCTATCAAATAAAACGCTTCTTTAAAGAGTCTGCCTACGTTAAGCCAAGCAGTAAAATTACAGACATCACAAAAAGGTATCAGTATTCTCTGACTTACCCAACCAGTCAACAGGGAGAAGCACGAAGTCGAGTGGATGGTGGAGCATGGAGATTTGAGAACTTTTATATGGTTTCAAAGCCCTGCCTTCTGGGAATGAGTCCTCCTAGGTAATGAGCTCATTCTTTCACAACTGCCATCATGCATTTCCTCCACAGACTTGTTTTACACGTAGGCATTGTGAAGAGAGGCTTTTGGTGCAGAATGCATTTTATTCCCCTTTTTGACTAACCCAATTTAACAAAAAGCTTTCCGTGTGAATAAAGGTCAGACCTTCAGGTTAATGAATTCATTGCAGACCCCGTCGAGGTCAGGGGTCTTGGTGTGGTGTCAGCCAGTGTGGTTCCACTTCAAGTCATGCATGAGTCACTTCATGTCAGCTAATACACCCGCTTCTTAGCATGTATTTGTAGTTTAAGGCAAGGGGGCTAATCTGTACTTCTTTCACCTACTTTTTATCAGTGAATACCCTAAGGTGACTCTCTGGTGAGCCTACAGCCTCATGAtgcatgggtttatttttttctccatgaagATCTTTGTAGATTTCatactgctttcatttcagataaTTTTGGATGCATGTTATTGTACAGAAGATGCATCTCCGCCCATCCAAACGTGACGGAAGAGAAAATGGAGTTGATCTCTGTGTATCATGTGAAAAgtaaagggattttttttaatagtatacAAGATTTATCACATTCAAATGGAATTTGGACACTGGTTTCATTTAGGTGccagaaatgcatttgaaaagatGTTTCAATCTACATGTAAAATAAAGAGAGCTTGTAGCTTAGACAGTATATTCACTAAGCATTATTCCATGTGAAAATTTTATTGGGTGAAAACAGCTCGCTGATTATTATCCTCAAAATCTCAGGGAGCTATCAGGATGGAAGTCAAACAGTCCTCGTTTCTGATGGTAGGATTATTTTCAGCAGCGGAGACAACACGTCCCACGCAGAGGTGAATTTCATCACATTTGGTTGTCTTGGGACTATCTTTGTCCTGTCTCCACCATTTTACCAGAGCTCTTATCAGAGCACGCGCTACAGATGCAATCGTTGCAACAGGCTGAGCTGGTACCCGTCACCGGCTGGGATTCCTGGGCTGCGAACATAAGAAGCTGTTTCTGGCTGTGGTGTAACTTCCTCTGCTGATAATCATTTGGCAACCGAAGGGCAGAACACCTGAATTTTAGACCACATCTTCTTCTGCTGTAGCGTGACTTCATCTGTGTAACTCCCCTTCTTACCTTGCAAAGCAAGGTGGGGCCCTTGCCTTGCTGCCCGCCTGCCTGGCTCCGGGAGCTGCTTagcttttgtcaccagcccttGCTAGCAAGGGGAATATCCCAGCCCAAGACCTAACCCTGACTCAGGTttcacctgctgctctgctggtaCAAATTGCAGTCGTAGCTCAGCTGAAGGCAGGAACTAGGACACTTTCCAGCAGCGGAAAACCTGCCTGTCTGCTTTCTAGGCAGCATCACGCTTCATGGTTATCAAAATAACCCTTCTGCTGAGATATGCTCCTGGAATATAGAccttcaaagcagaaagatgGAGGGAATAAGCTCAGGCTCATAAAATAAGTGGGGTTTATCATTGCACTTGCTGGCCTGAAGAGGACAGAGCATCTGGGTTCGAAAGGAGATGGCACATTTCGTTGGATCACACATTGCATTTGAATATTTGTGCAATATTCGCAAGTGAATCTGCATCCTCAGGCCAGAGCTTCAGCAACCCTTGTTACGTCCGTCAGTCAGAGCAACTGAGAGAAACAGGGCACGTAGCACCTCTGTAGCAGTGTTGAGGTAAAGACTGTTACAGGCTGTACAGCCATGGCTGTCTGTTGAgacattgcttttatttaagcAAGCAGTGAGGTTTCTGGAATATTTAGGTGTCACATTTCCAGCCTCAACTTGCAACATCAAGTGATTACAGAAAATCACTTTCCATAGCTGGAAGGGAGACGACCTGAGCCCTGTCTGGAGATCAGAAGGTGGGGCTGTCCTGACCTTAAACACTGGTTTGGATCCAGGTCTGGAGAGGTTCAGGGAGGTCACTTCACCTCCATGTCAGCAACCTCAGCAGAAAAATGATGGTAATTATCAACCAAGAGGCTCTGAAGTCAGTCCGTGG encodes the following:
- the LOC106630843 gene encoding keratinocyte proline-rich protein-like, giving the protein MSLNQMQIKQEITLPPGLSKVNSKQIHEPVPCTEPVPCPQQQPEVQVPTPCPEPVPVVVVPCPEKTVPLPTPVVEPSKGETPVVIIPQCPPQEQQQQQQCTLPPTFPPVSCPEPVPCPEEKPACKELPVQDPVSCSEPTPQVQEKQECKEIPLPVPVTCPEDAACPQEKQECKQIPVPIPVPCPDPAPCPQEKQECKEIPVPTPCPPEKQECKETPVPIPVPCPEPTPCVQEEQQCKEIPVPIPVPCPEPAPCPQEKQECQEVPVPTPVPCPEPTPCVQEVQQCKEIPMPTPCPQEKQECKETPVPIPAPCPELPEKCPPIEQQQVKQPNQWPPMQK